A region from the Motacilla alba alba isolate MOTALB_02 chromosome 10, Motacilla_alba_V1.0_pri, whole genome shotgun sequence genome encodes:
- the LOC119704909 gene encoding uncharacterized protein LOC119704909, translating into MGAWASTLEGPFLKVWTPILKKRFEKYEAQVSLALITWCESHVLDVSEGAALDLKTWERAGRRILTAASTGDGSAIYVIKPLRLIMNIIKMLQSERVVRTAEGLHLVPSAKVNGESRAPREGGRAGRCGAGCKKEKEGCRKYNMLGGHGASPSEGDLPGECPDTLWDQDLSVDRPIPEAVIETTPSGHAVLNGHSTAPPCPAAAAENSETTGHIPAPCANAPSSAVLAETSVTTQEQCALSAEHAAVDSEGKEMLCCRATLTRCSAAPPCPADPAETPEAALGSDRKVHRCCSHCKAPNRHCCEIPCTCGMVHGRKAGVAILLHRALPPWLR; encoded by the coding sequence ATGGGAGCATGGGCTTCAACACTGGAGGGCCCCTTCCTGAAGGTATGGACtcccattttaaagaaaagatttgaaaaatatgagGCACAGGTTTCATTAGCCCTCATAACATGGTGCGAGAGCCACGTACTAGATGTATCAGAAGGGGCTGCCCTAGATTTAAAAACTTGGGAGAGGGCTGGCCGACGTATCCTTACAGCTGCCTCCACAGGAGATGGCTCTGCCATTTATGTTATTAAACCATTGAGACTCATAATGAACATCATAAAAATGTTGCAGAGTGAGCGGGTGGTGAGAACAGCAGAGGGATTACACCTGGTGCCGTCTGCCAAGGTGAATGGCGAAAGCAGGGCACCGAGGGAAGGTGGCAGGGCGGGCAGATGCGGTGCTGGgtgcaagaaggaaaaggaagggtgCAGAAAGTACAACATGCTGGGAGGTCATGGGGCCTCCCCAAGCGAGGGTGACCTACCCGGGGAGTGCCCTGACACCCTCTGGGACCAGGATCTGTCAGTGGATCGCCCCATCCCTGAGGCCGTCATCGAAACCACCCCAAGCGGCCATGCTGTGTTAAATGGGCACTCTACCGCCCCTCcgtgccctgctgcagctgctgagaacTCTGAAACAACTGGCCACATTCCCGCTCCATGCGCCAATGCCCCTAGTTCTGCCGTGCTGGCAGAAACTTCTGTAACCACCCAAGAGCAGTGCGCGTTGTCAGCAGAGCACGCTGCCGTCGATTCAGAGGGCAAAgagatgctgtgctgcagagccacatTAACCAGGTGCTCTGCTGCTCCGCCGTGCCCTGCTGACCCGGCTGAGACCCCAGAAGCGGCGCTTGGTAGTGACAGGAAGGTGCATCGCTGCTGTAGCCACTGCAAGGCACCCAACCGCCACTGCTGTGAGATACCTTGCACCTGTGGGATGGTGCATGGCCGTAAAGCAGGGGTTGCTATACTCCTCCACCGTGCCCTGCCGCCCTGGCTGAGATAA